From the Desulfallas thermosapovorans DSM 6562 genome, the window TTTAATTGCCAATGTGGACAAAACCATCGCTCAGGCAGAAGGGAGAATTATCATGACGGACAAGGAGAAATTTGAAGGTTTTAAACAAAAAATGATTGAGGACAATGAAAAAAAGTATGGTCAAGAGATTAGATCCAAATATGGTCACGAGCAAGTGGATAGATCCTACCAGAAATTCCGCAGCATGACCAGGGAGCAGTACGCCGAATTGGAAAAACTGGGTACCAGGGTGCTGGAGACCCTCAAGGAAGCATATGCCACCGGCGATCCGGCGAGTGAACTGGCCCAGAAAGCCGCGGATTTACATCGCCGGTGGCTGAGTTTTTATTGGGATAGTTATACAAAAGAAGCCCACGCAGGCGTGGTGCAGATGTACGTGGACGATGAAAGATTCAAGGCTTATTACGACAAACAACAGCCTGGTGCTGCGGCATTTCTCAGGGACGCTGTTTTTATTTACACGGGAATGAATAAATGTAAGGAGAAATAGATAAACGAGTCTTGGCCTATATGTACAGGATGTACCTGGACATCAACCAGAAGTGGCTGAAACTTCCGGCCATGGTAAACACGTGAAAAATTTCATGAAAGCCAACCCAGCCGGGGATGATGTTGGGCGGCCATTTAGTGCCGTATAATATGGCCCCGGTGGTGTAAAACAGGCCGCCCAGCACCAGCCATACGATTCCGCCCAGTGAAACTGTTTGAATTAATGGCCAGAAGGGAATGACGATGAGCCAACCCATCATAACATATAATAGTGTGGAGAACCAGCGGGGGGCCTCCATCCAGAAAATCTTAACTAAAATACCCGCAATGGCTAAGAGCCATACGCCCACTAAAAAGGAATAGCCCCAGGCCCCCCGCAAGGGAATTAAACAAACCGGTGTATAAGTACCCGCAATTAAAACAAAGATCATCATGTGATCTATGCGCCGTAAAATAAGCGCGCCCTTTTGAGACAAAGGCAGCAGGTGGTAAAGGGCGCTGGCTGTGTAAAGCAGCACCAGGCTGGCACCGAATATGGAAAAGGCGACAATATGTGATACCGTGCCATGTAATACCGCATTATAAACCAGTGCGACCAGAGCGACGATGGATAGAACAGCCCCGGCCAAATGGGATAGCCCGCTGAAAGGATCCTTTAATTTACCCATCGATAAATTTCACCCCGTAAATATGATAGTCAAGGGTATTTTGCCTTGTTTATTGCAGTATTATTATACCAATAAAAAATTTGCTTACTTAAAAACCCGCTCATTAATATTATAGCAGTAAAAATAATTGTGTTGAGATTTATTTACCTGTTATTGTAATAAAGCTTACCTGGCTGCGGTTTAAAAACCTGACCGGCATCACGCCGGTGCCCAGTCCGCTGTCAATATACAGGGTGGTATGGGGGCCGATTTGATAAATTCCCTTGTCATACGCGGGAAAGAGACCCTGACCCGGTGCAATGACAGCGCCTGCAAAGGGTAAACGTATTTGGCCGCCGTGGGTATGGCCGCATAATACCAGATCGGCTTGGGTAATCGATGGTTTTTTGACGATTGCCGGTGCATGGGCCAGCAGCACCGTGAGGAATTCTGTGTTGATACCTTTAGTCGCCTTGTCCAGGTTTGCCCTTCCTGTGCTGGGGTCATCCACCCCACAGATGTTTATGGCCAGTTGGGTATTGGACCAGACCTCATGTCCATTGTTTAAAACTATCACCCCGCAGTTCTTTAAACCGCTTAAAAAAACTTGCGACTTTCTGTTGGCCCATTCGTGGTTGCCGCATACAAAATATGTATGCGGGTTTATTTTTACCAGCTCCCGGGCCAGGTAAAACACGTTATCAAAATTAACGGTTTTTCTGTCCACTAAATCACCTGTTATAACAATTAAATCGGGCTTTAGTTGCCTGATATCCCGGAGCAGCTTTTGGTGCCGGTCAGTGGGGTGCCAGTTGTGAAAATCCGTTATCTGCAGGATACTTAGTTTGGACCCCGGTGGTATTTTTCCGGAATCAAGATTTACCCGGTTTACTTTGGGGAAGTTTACCTCGAAGTATATGTTTGCAACCAGCAAACCACTGCAAATAAGGATAATTAAAGCGATTTTAAACATCCATGTGAACATCGTCTCAAAAAACAAAATTTTACCCCCTCACCTCAGATACAGAGTTCTGCAAACAGCCTTTTACCTAAAATATGGCAAGGGATAAGAAAGGTTCCTAAAAAAACGAGATTTTTTTGACGTTTTGGGGTTGTCTTAATTATATTATGCCGGTTATTTTTGCCATTCTTAAACTTATTCGCCCTTTAGCTCGGCTACCAGCATACCGGCCAGTATAAACAGGCACCCTGCCACCTGAACGGTGGTAAGTATTTCTCTACCCAACAGGTGAGCAGTGATGGCCGAGAATACCGGTTCCATGGTGAAAATAATGGCCGTATGGGTGGCTGAAGTATAGCGCTGTACAGTGTTTTGGATTAAAAAAGCCAGCGCTGTGGCCGGGATGGCGGTAATTAAAAACGCTATCCAAAGCCGGGTGGTAATCTGTGTTGGGACGTGTTCCAAGGCCAGGGCAAAGACAAAACTAATGGCTGAAACCGTAGCTATTTGGACAATGGCCAGCAATACCGGGTCATGTTGTCCGGCATAGCGCCCCACCATGATTATGTGTAGCCCGAAGCATATGGCACAGCATAATATCAGCAGGTCTCCCGGACCCAGATTTAACGTGCCGCCCTGTAAAGTTAGCAACCCCAAACCCAGGGTTGCACAGGTTACACCTGCTATAACAAAGGGTCTGGGCATGTGCCGGTAAAGCAAGGCGGAGAACAGCGGTACCATCACCACTGCCAGGCCCGTTATAAAGCCGGCGGTGGCCGGACCCGTGTATTTAAGGCCTACGGTCTGAAATGCGTAACCGCCGAATAAAAAAAGTCCGATGAATATGCCGCTGCGCAGTGCGGACAGGTTTATACGGGACAGGTTACCCCGGTAAATAGCCGCCAGAAACATCACTGCCATCAGGAAACGCAGGGCCAGGAAATAGTAGGGGGTAATGTCCGCCAGGGCATCCTGAACTACCACAAAAGTTATACCCCAAAAAAAAGCTACAAATAATAATGCCAAATCGGCTTTGACCTGTCTTTTTCTACTTGCTTCCATATAATTGATATTCCTCGCTGTCTTTAATCAATCAGCTGTCAATAAAGCATAAAACTATGATGGTTAATTGGGCAGATACATATACCCACGCAGTATCACATAATTCTCCCACGGGCTAAAAACCTTGTCAAGCGGGTGCCCGGGCAAACGTGGAACAGCTTTCTACGAAAATATTAATTTTTCGGCAGGATTTTTGTGTTTTAAGACGAAAATTAACCAATTGTTAAGTTTACTAGGGGAGGTGTAAAAGGAAGTTATCTTGTTTTTGAATATTTAGTCAACATTTAGGAGGGAAAGGTTTTGAAAAAAATATTCAGAGCAGGTTTAGTATTATTTACTGTACTGGCCATGGTGTTTGCGTTGGCCGGCTGCGGCGGTGAACAAGCCAATGATGCTAACAATGGACAAACACCGGCAACTGCAGGGGACAAGCTGGTCTTTGGTTCGGACACATCCTATGCACCCTTTGAATTCTCCGGTGCTGACGGTAAACTGACCGGCTTTGATGTGGAATTAATCGCTGCCATTAACGAAGCTGTTGGTACCAATATTGAAATTATAAGTTATGATTTTAAGGGTCTGGTTCCGGCACTGGAAACCGCCAGCATTGACGGTGCCATTTCAGCCATGACCATAACCGAAGATCGTTTGAAAAAAGTGGACTTTTCCATGCCCTATTACCTGTCCGGCCAGAGTGTGGCCGTCCAGGCCAAAAACGAAACCATCAAGGGTTTTGACGATTTGGAAGGCAAGAAAATTGGAGTGCAAACCGGTACTACCGGTGAAATCGAAGCCAACAAAGTGCCCAATGCCAACATAATCTCCTATGATACAATGGATGGCGGGTTTATGGATCTGAACAACGGTGCCATAGATGCTATAATATGTGACTTCCCCGTGGTTGCTTACTACATTAACCAGGGTAATGACGGAATTAAGATTGTTGGTGATATGCAAACCAGCGAACATTACGGCATTGCTGTGCCCAAACAAAAGCCGGAGGTGCTGGAAGCCGTTAATGAAGGTCTACGAATTTTGAAAGAGAATGGTAAGTACGCCGAACTGTATAAAAAGTGGTTCGGAGTTGAGCCACCGGAATACTTGCCCGGCGAACCCCAGAGTTAATTATAGCTTTAAATTTATATCGCAGGTAAATATGCGTAATGTTCCAGCATTACGCATATTTACTGTTTTCGGTTAAGGGGTGAAATTTTTTGGAAGTTGCTATACAAAGTTTACCTTTTTTGGTAAAAGGGGCCGGCGTAACAGTATTCATTACTTTGTTTTCGGTGGCCATTGGTTGTGTTATCGGTCTCATTGCGGGTCTTTCCCGCCTTTCCAAAAACAGGCTTTTACGTGTTCTAGCCACAGCCTATGTGGACTTTTTCCGCGGTACTCCTTTGCTGGTGCAAATCCTGCTTGTTTACTATGGTGTACCGGCATTGTTAAATGATGCCCAGGGCTTTTTAATGGAAAATTACGGCATGCCCCAATTGATAGAGAATTACGCCATGCCCCGGTTACTGGCGGCGATAATGGCTTGTAGTTTAAACAGCGGTGCTTATGTGGCGGAAATCTTTCGGGCCGGGGTGCAGTCCATTGAAAAGGGCCAGATGGAAGCCGCGCGTTCTCTAGGTATGACCCACGGGCAGGCTATGCGGTTTGTTATACTGCCCCAGGCTTTCAAAAGGGTAATTCCACCTTTATTCAATGAAATCATTGCTATGCTTAAAGACACCTCCCTGCTTTCGGTAATTGGTATTATAGAACTAACCAAGAGCGGTATGCTGGTGGTGGCCAGAACGTATGAAGCATTCGCCATTTATATCACCATTGCATTATTCTATTTAGTTATGACCTTCAGCTTGTCCCGTTATGTTGATTACCTGGAGAGGAGGCTGAAAACCGGTGATTAAAGTTAATAATCTTTTTAAGAGTTTTGGTAAACTGGAAGTTCTAAAAGGTATAAGCTGCCATATCACCCTCCAGGAAGTGGTTTGCGTAATCGGTCCCAGCGGGTCGGGTAAAAGCACTTTTTTGCGTTGTTTAAATTTGCTGGAACAGCCAACCTCGGGCGAAATCTTTATTGATGGGGTCAACCTGACCGATAGACATACGGATATTAACCAGGTACGCCAGAATGTGGGTATGGTCTTCCAGCGGTTTAACCTGTTCCCGCATAAAACTGCCCTGGATAATATAGCCATGGCGCCCATCAAAGTGAAGAAGATGTCCCGGGATGAAGCGGAAAAGGTGGCCCGGGATCTGTTAAAAAAGGTGGGTTTATCCGACAAGGCCGACGTCTACCCTGACCAGCTTTCCGGTGGCCAGCAGCAGCGCGTGGCCATAGCCAGGGCGCTGGCTATGCACCCCAAAATTATGCTGTTTGATGAACCAACTTCCGCTCTGGACCCGGAAATGGTGGGTGAGGTGCTGGGGGTAATGAAGGACCTGGCCCGGGAGGGCATGACCATGGTGGTGGTGACCCACGAAATGGGCTTTGCCCGTGAAGTTGGTGACAGGGTGATATTTATGGATGAGGGGCGCCTGGTGGAAGAGGGCACACCCGCGGAGGTTTTTGGCAATCCTAAAAACGAGCGCACCAGGGCTTTCCTCAGTAAAATATTATAGAGCTTTATGCTCCGGGAAGACCTGGCGAAGTCTTCTATATGGCACCCATCAAAATAAATGTCCCTGGCAACTATTAATCAAGGTCCAGCGCGGCCGGTTTGGCGGGAGTGGGGTGACCGGTTTGGGGGCTGCGGTCCCGGGCACGGTAATATTCAGCCGGAGTTTTGCTTACCTTGGCCCGGTCCAGTTTATTGCCCATGGCCGGGCCCGGGCAGGCCGGTTCATCGTAAAAACGAGCCGGGAAGTCACTGCCGGAGGGTTGTTCCCCGTATCAAGTTTATCGTACATATTTTCAGTAAAATCAAACTTCTCGGTGCGGTAGGGCACCGGGTTTTCATTGTGACGCAAATTCTCCACCGGGTTACGGGTACGCTGTTGAATCGCCGCCCGGGATGTTGGTGATGTAACCCGGGGTCCAGGAGGACCAGTGTCCCCGGGGGGAAAGAGCTTTCTTTTAATGTTTCATTTGATGATCGTGTTTAAATAGGCAAAATATGTATTAAAATATTTGATATAGTACGTATTGCAGATTATACTATAATGGATTACGATAAGATATATTTTTTTAGATTATTGATAATGGCGTAGTTGAGTGTAAAATTTCATAGAATAGAAGGGAGAACATATACTTTGCAATTACCACAAATTAAAATAGGCCAGTTGGTACCAAAATTCCCCATCATTCAGGGGGGGATGGCGGTGCGGGTATCCACCGCCCCGCTGGCCGCTGCCGTGGCCAACGCCGGAGGTATTGGTGTTATCGGGGCCACCGGTATGGATCCCGAGGAACTGCGGATGGAAATTAGACAAGCACGGGAGCAGTCCTCGGGTATAATTGGAGTCAACATCATGTTTGCCGCTCGCAATTTTGCGACCCTAGTGCGTACAGCGTTGGAGGAAAAGATAGATGTGGTTTTTTCCGGAGCGGGTTTCTCCCGGGACATATTCGGTTGGGGACGGGAGGCCGGCGTGCCGGTGGTATCCATTGTATCTTCGGGTAAGCTTGCCGCCATTGCCGAAAAGCACGGTGCCGCTGCGGTTGTGGCCGAAGGCACCGAAGCAGGGGGGCATTTGGGCACCCGGCGGTCTTTGTGCGAGATATTGCCGGAAATTAGAAAACGGGTAAAAATACCGGTCATTGCCGCGGGTGGTATTGTAGACGGTTTCGGAGTTGCCCGCATGCTCAAGCTTGGTGCTGACGGAGTGCAAATGGCCACCCGGTTTGTATTAAGCAAAGAATGTGCTGTAGCTGAAGCGTTCAAAGAAATGTACCTCAAGGCTAGACCCGAGGATGTAATATTGGTGGAAAGCCCCGTGGGCATGCCCGGCCGGGCTCTGCGCAATGAATTCGTTGAACAACTGCTTAACGGCAGCCAGGCCAGGCCGGAGAGATGCCGTAATTGCCTCAAAGTTTGTTCCGGCAAATACTGCATCATGGATGCCCTGGAGAATTCCCGTACCGGTAAGGTGGATAAAGGCCTGGTTTTTTGCGGCCAGAATGTGGCAAAAGTTAAAGAAATACTGCCGGTAAAGGAGATATTCAAACGCATTGTGGAAGAGGTAGCTTCGGTAGATTAAGAACTCAAGCTAATAACGGATTATAACAGGTATTCCGCCGCCAGTAGAACGGCCACTGCGCCACCCAGGCTAAAGGCCAGGTTACGTGTAAAAAACGCTATCGTACCCGCCAGTGCCACGGCTGCCAGATCTGTTAAGTGAGCCAGCGGGGCGAAGGTGTTGTTTTCCGTCAGCAGCGGCGGTGCAATCATACTGGCAAAAATGACAATGGGTAGCAGCTTAAGCCAGTTTTTAACCGGTGCCTGTAAGGAACGTTTGTTGATAATGAAATAGGGCAATAGCCTGGGAATAGCCGTCACCAGAGCCATTGCCCCAATAATCAGCCAGATTTGTGCGTCCATTTTTGCACCCCCAGCATAGTAATAGAAGCCAACAAACTGGCCAGCAAAACAGCCAGATTCGGGTGGCCGTAAATGGTAAATAATATGGCCAGTATAGCCGCCAGTACCGCAGCCAGTACATCTACCCAATTGCTCAGTGAAAGGGCCAAAATCGCGGCAAATAGTGCATATAGGGCGGCCTGCATGCCAAGGTCGGCCAGCCCGGGCAAAGCACTGCCCAACCAAATCCCCGCCAGCGTGGCGATCATCCACTGTACATAAATGGATAGGTTGGCGCCTACTATATAATAATACGATACCTTTCCGTTCCTACCCAATCGTTGAGAGGCAAGGGCAAAGCTTTCGTCGGTGATAAACAGTCCCACCGGCAGATAACTGGCCAAACGCCGGCCCGGTATGACACCGGCTACATATGAACTCATTAAGAAATGACGTAAATTGATAAAAAGGGTGCTCAGCACTATGGTGGTCATTGAGGCCCCCGCGCTCAGCATGGTGATGGCTAAAAACTGGCTGGCCCCTGCGAATACCAGACCTGACATACCAATGGCGGCCGTAGCGGAAAGTCCTACGTCGGCTGACATGGCTCCAAACAGCAGACCCAGTGGTAACAGTTCAAAGGCAAAGACAATAGCAGATGCCGAGCCCTGGATGAATTCCTTTGAATCTTTAGTCAATAGATCACCGCTTTGCAAAGTATATTTTAGAACGATATCGGCCATGCTTGGCTGGCATTAAGAGCATAATGGCATTTTATCATAAACACAGTTGGTTTTAAAAGAGAGATATTCAGGCTCATAAACGCTGCTTTGCTATAGAATCCCGCTTAATGATACTAATTTTTGGAGGTTTTCTTATGAATGAACAAAATATTTTCTCTTATGGAGATAAAATACCGCAATTGCACGAAACGGTTTTTGTAGCCCCCGGGGCCCGTATCATTGGCCGGGTGACCATAGGTGATAATTCCAGTGTATGGTACAATGTAGTAATCCGGGGCGATGTGGATGACGTGCAAATAGGTTGCGGCACGAATATTCAAGATGGGGCTGTGCTTCACGAGGATGGGGGATACCCCTTGGTTGTCGGTGATAACGTAACGGTGGGCCATAACGCCATATTGCACGGGTGCCGGGTGGGTGACGGTGCCGTGATTGGCATGGGCGCGGTTGTACTTTCCGGTGCCAAAATAGGTGAATACAGTGTTGTCGGGGCCGGTTCACTGGTGCCGGGTGGTAAAGAGATCCCGCCCCGCACACTGGCCATGGGCTCTCCGGCCAAGGTGGTGCGCCAGTTAACCGAAGAGGATATAGAAAATTTTAGTAAAATGGCGCAGCATTACCGCAACCGGGCCATGTTCTACCTGGGTACAGCGGTAAACCCGGATGAGTGATTGTTATAAATATTTCAACAAAATATCTAAATATGTGATATAATTAATACCGTCCCTTTATGAGTAGTTAATTATATAAAACCTTAATTAGGTAACTGTCGGTTCCCATAGTATAAAAGCGTGGGCGTTTGCCAAGTTGGTAGACGAGCCGCCAATTTTCTAAAAGTCTACCGGGAGGGATCTCATGTATGGTAATCCGGTGGGAGTAAAGACTGGTTCCCAGGTGAAGAACTGGCTTTATACTGCCAAAAACTATATAGAAGTTACCAAGCCGAGATCGGTGTTTTTGCTTGTATTTACGGCTTTGGTCGGCATGTTTCTGGCCGCAGCGGAATATACCATGTCCATGCCGGTGCTGCTAAAGTCACTGGTGGCCATTACCCTGGCTTGTTCCGGGGTAAACGCTGTTAGCTGTTATGTGGACCGGGATATTGATGCCATTATGGAAAGGACTAGACAGCGCCCTATTCCTTCAGGCAGAATAGCCCCTCCGGAAAAGGCATTGGTGTGGGGTTTGGCGCAATTTTTGGTGGCCTCGGTTATTGCTCTAAGTCTGAATTTTGCGTCCTTTGTTTGCATATTCCTGGGCATGCTGGGTTATGTCGGTATATATAGCCTGTGGTTCAAGCGTAAAAGTGCGTGGAATATTATTCTGGGTGGTTTCAGCGGTGGTTTGCCAGCTTTGTTTGGTTGGACGTCGGTGTCCGGTAAGGTGGAGTTGCTGCCGGTTTTGATCAGTTTACTGGTGGTTTTGTGGATACCTAATCATATTTGGAACCTGGCCATATTCTACAAGGACGATTACCGTAAAGTTGGGGTACCCATGCTGCCGGTGGTTTGCAATACCAAGCGTACATTGTTGTATATTTTGTTTACTGTAATCGCCATGTTTGCTTTGTCTATCGGTATCTACTTTGCTGGTACCATGGGCACCTTTTACCTGGTATCGGCCATAGTTTGTGGTTTTGTTATTGCCGCCGGGAATATCTACCTGTTCTTTGCACCGGAGCAAAAAAAAGCCTGGTTTTTGTATAAATTGTCCAGCCCCTATTTGTTCCTGATCTTCCTGGCAATGATCATTGATCATCATATAATCCTTGCTTAAACTTTTATATGGATGTGAATATATTATATAGAATAGTTAATATGCTAACCAAAGGACTTAAATGAGGTGATATCATGAGTCTATTTAATGGCAATAACATAAGTGATTTAGCATATAGCAACAACACTATATTGAGGACCGACCCCATGCTCACCGAAGCTGAAAAAATGCTGGTCAGAGAGGCCGGTTCAACGGTGCATTATCCAAAGGGTCATGTCATATTTGCCGCCGGCGATATATCCGACCGGGTGTATTTGCTGGAAAGCGGTTGGGTTAAAATTTACAGGTTGTCCACCGATGGCAGGAGAGTTACTGTGGGCAGCATCCGCAGCCCCGGGGAAATGATGGGATTGGCTGAAACCATACTGGGAGTTGAGCGCACTTGCTTTGCCGGAGCTATTAATGACGTGACCATGGTGGTTATGACCAACACCAGGTTTGAAGAATTAATGTCTCAACATCCCTTCCTGGCTATTAAAGTGGCTAAACTTTTGGGTGCCCGGATGCGCGAGGCCGAGTCCATTATCCACGAAATGGTTTGCTGGCAAGCTCCCGGCAGGCTTGCCCTGATGCTGATCAAAATGGGTGAGCGCATGGGCGAGCAAACCAAGAACGGCGTTAAGATAAATCTCAAACTTACCCATGAAGAAATAGCTAATATGGTAGGCACATCACGCCAGACGGTTACTTCATTGTTAAACACTTTTAAGCAAGAACGAAGCATTGTTTACGAAGGCAGAGCTATACGCATTGTCAATCCAGACAAACTGGCCAAATGGGTAGTATAAAACCGGTTCTATTACCGGTTTTTTTCTGTGCACTTGCTCCCTAGTTGACAAACAATTGTCCGATGCAAGACTGAAACAAACACCCAATAGGTATAATATGTTAACTGTAAACATTATGATTACCTTTCTGTGGAGGGTCTAATGAATTTCAGGAACGTGGTCAGGCTGGCAGATTACGAAAGGGAAATGATTCGTCAAGTGGGCATAGCCAGGCAATATACCAGGGGCGAAAACATTTTTTGCAATGGTGACCCCGCTGACCGGGTGTTTTTAATTGAAAGCGGCTGGGTAAAGATATTCCGCATAAACGGTGACGGTCGTTATGTTACGGTGGGTTCAATAAGAAGGCCAGGCGAGCTTATGGGGCTTGCGGAAACGCTGCACGGTGTGGAGCGTACTTGTAATGCCGGGGCCATTACTGATGTGAAGTTGATTGTTGTTTATAAAGAGGCATTTTTCG encodes:
- a CDS encoding MerR family transcriptional regulator, coding for MEYTVQKMAKLAGVTTRTLRYYDEIGILKPARINSSGYRIYGQAEVDRLQQILFYRELGVSLENIKDIVTAPDFNKVKALREHREKLIKKKEQLEVLIANVDKTIAQAEGRIIMTDKEKFEGFKQKMIEDNEKKYGQEIRSKYGHEQVDRSYQKFRSMTREQYAELEKLGTRVLETLKEAYATGDPASELAQKAADLHRRWLSFYWDSYTKEAHAGVVQMYVDDERFKAYYDKQQPGAAAFLRDAVFIYTGMNKCKEK
- the trhA gene encoding PAQR family membrane homeostasis protein TrhA produces the protein MGKLKDPFSGLSHLAGAVLSIVALVALVYNAVLHGTVSHIVAFSIFGASLVLLYTASALYHLLPLSQKGALILRRIDHMMIFVLIAGTYTPVCLIPLRGAWGYSFLVGVWLLAIAGILVKIFWMEAPRWFSTLLYVMMGWLIVIPFWPLIQTVSLGGIVWLVLGGLFYTTGAILYGTKWPPNIIPGWVGFHEIFHVFTMAGSFSHFWLMSRYILYI
- a CDS encoding metallophosphoesterase, with product MFFETMFTWMFKIALIILICSGLLVANIYFEVNFPKVNRVNLDSGKIPPGSKLSILQITDFHNWHPTDRHQKLLRDIRQLKPDLIVITGDLVDRKTVNFDNVFYLARELVKINPHTYFVCGNHEWANRKSQVFLSGLKNCGVIVLNNGHEVWSNTQLAINICGVDDPSTGRANLDKATKGINTEFLTVLLAHAPAIVKKPSITQADLVLCGHTHGGQIRLPFAGAVIAPGQGLFPAYDKGIYQIGPHTTLYIDSGLGTGVMPVRFLNRSQVSFITITGK
- a CDS encoding DMT family transporter; amino-acid sequence: MEASRKRQVKADLALLFVAFFWGITFVVVQDALADITPYYFLALRFLMAVMFLAAIYRGNLSRINLSALRSGIFIGLFLFGGYAFQTVGLKYTGPATAGFITGLAVVMVPLFSALLYRHMPRPFVIAGVTCATLGLGLLTLQGGTLNLGPGDLLILCCAICFGLHIIMVGRYAGQHDPVLLAIVQIATVSAISFVFALALEHVPTQITTRLWIAFLITAIPATALAFLIQNTVQRYTSATHTAIIFTMEPVFSAITAHLLGREILTTVQVAGCLFILAGMLVAELKGE
- a CDS encoding basic amino acid ABC transporter substrate-binding protein, with protein sequence MKKIFRAGLVLFTVLAMVFALAGCGGEQANDANNGQTPATAGDKLVFGSDTSYAPFEFSGADGKLTGFDVELIAAINEAVGTNIEIISYDFKGLVPALETASIDGAISAMTITEDRLKKVDFSMPYYLSGQSVAVQAKNETIKGFDDLEGKKIGVQTGTTGEIEANKVPNANIISYDTMDGGFMDLNNGAIDAIICDFPVVAYYINQGNDGIKIVGDMQTSEHYGIAVPKQKPEVLEAVNEGLRILKENGKYAELYKKWFGVEPPEYLPGEPQS
- a CDS encoding amino acid ABC transporter permease, whose protein sequence is MEVAIQSLPFLVKGAGVTVFITLFSVAIGCVIGLIAGLSRLSKNRLLRVLATAYVDFFRGTPLLVQILLVYYGVPALLNDAQGFLMENYGMPQLIENYAMPRLLAAIMACSLNSGAYVAEIFRAGVQSIEKGQMEAARSLGMTHGQAMRFVILPQAFKRVIPPLFNEIIAMLKDTSLLSVIGIIELTKSGMLVVARTYEAFAIYITIALFYLVMTFSLSRYVDYLERRLKTGD
- a CDS encoding amino acid ABC transporter ATP-binding protein, with amino-acid sequence MIKVNNLFKSFGKLEVLKGISCHITLQEVVCVIGPSGSGKSTFLRCLNLLEQPTSGEIFIDGVNLTDRHTDINQVRQNVGMVFQRFNLFPHKTALDNIAMAPIKVKKMSRDEAEKVARDLLKKVGLSDKADVYPDQLSGGQQQRVAIARALAMHPKIMLFDEPTSALDPEMVGEVLGVMKDLAREGMTMVVVTHEMGFAREVGDRVIFMDEGRLVEEGTPAEVFGNPKNERTRAFLSKIL
- a CDS encoding NAD(P)H-dependent flavin oxidoreductase; translation: MQLPQIKIGQLVPKFPIIQGGMAVRVSTAPLAAAVANAGGIGVIGATGMDPEELRMEIRQAREQSSGIIGVNIMFAARNFATLVRTALEEKIDVVFSGAGFSRDIFGWGREAGVPVVSIVSSGKLAAIAEKHGAAAVVAEGTEAGGHLGTRRSLCEILPEIRKRVKIPVIAAGGIVDGFGVARMLKLGADGVQMATRFVLSKECAVAEAFKEMYLKARPEDVILVESPVGMPGRALRNEFVEQLLNGSQARPERCRNCLKVCSGKYCIMDALENSRTGKVDKGLVFCGQNVAKVKEILPVKEIFKRIVEEVASVD
- a CDS encoding AzlD domain-containing protein; translated protein: MDAQIWLIIGAMALVTAIPRLLPYFIINKRSLQAPVKNWLKLLPIVIFASMIAPPLLTENNTFAPLAHLTDLAAVALAGTIAFFTRNLAFSLGGAVAVLLAAEYLL
- a CDS encoding AzlC family ABC transporter permease, producing the protein MTKDSKEFIQGSASAIVFAFELLPLGLLFGAMSADVGLSATAAIGMSGLVFAGASQFLAITMLSAGASMTTIVLSTLFINLRHFLMSSYVAGVIPGRRLASYLPVGLFITDESFALASQRLGRNGKVSYYYIVGANLSIYVQWMIATLAGIWLGSALPGLADLGMQAALYALFAAILALSLSNWVDVLAAVLAAILAILFTIYGHPNLAVLLASLLASITMLGVQKWTHKSG
- a CDS encoding gamma carbonic anhydrase family protein, which codes for MNEQNIFSYGDKIPQLHETVFVAPGARIIGRVTIGDNSSVWYNVVIRGDVDDVQIGCGTNIQDGAVLHEDGGYPLVVGDNVTVGHNAILHGCRVGDGAVIGMGAVVLSGAKIGEYSVVGAGSLVPGGKEIPPRTLAMGSPAKVVRQLTEEDIENFSKMAQHYRNRAMFYLGTAVNPDE
- the cyoE gene encoding heme o synthase; this translates as MYGNPVGVKTGSQVKNWLYTAKNYIEVTKPRSVFLLVFTALVGMFLAAAEYTMSMPVLLKSLVAITLACSGVNAVSCYVDRDIDAIMERTRQRPIPSGRIAPPEKALVWGLAQFLVASVIALSLNFASFVCIFLGMLGYVGIYSLWFKRKSAWNIILGGFSGGLPALFGWTSVSGKVELLPVLISLLVVLWIPNHIWNLAIFYKDDYRKVGVPMLPVVCNTKRTLLYILFTVIAMFALSIGIYFAGTMGTFYLVSAIVCGFVIAAGNIYLFFAPEQKKAWFLYKLSSPYLFLIFLAMIIDHHIILA
- a CDS encoding Crp/Fnr family transcriptional regulator — encoded protein: MLTEAEKMLVREAGSTVHYPKGHVIFAAGDISDRVYLLESGWVKIYRLSTDGRRVTVGSIRSPGEMMGLAETILGVERTCFAGAINDVTMVVMTNTRFEELMSQHPFLAIKVAKLLGARMREAESIIHEMVCWQAPGRLALMLIKMGERMGEQTKNGVKINLKLTHEEIANMVGTSRQTVTSLLNTFKQERSIVYEGRAIRIVNPDKLAKWVV